GTTGCACGGCGACGTCGTGCACACCTGAATGAAATGGCGGCCGACCGGATGCTGGTGGTACATCGTGTAGAACGTCACCACGCCTTTCACGTACGCCGGCGTGAGCTCGAGCACCTCGGCGACTTCGGCCATGCCGTCGTCGCTCACCCAGCCGTGTTCGTGCTGCACCATCCAGAGCGCGGGCAGGAGCGCCGCCATCTTCGTCGGATAGCGCGAGATGACCTGGTCGAGCTCCTTGCGGCGCGCGCTGCCGGCGGTGAACACCGGCGAGTACGGCGCGTGCTCGTGATCGGCGTGCGACGCGTCCGCCGGCGCGCGGAGGTCGTTCACTTCGCGATGCACGCGGAAGTAGGCGGCGTCGGTCATCGATCGATCTCCCCCATCACGATGTCGATCGAGGCATTGATCGCGATGACGTCGGAGAGCAAGTGCCCTTCGACCATGCGCGGAATCGCCGACAGGTTCACGAACGACGGCGGCCGAATGCGCCAGCGCACCGGCTTCGACGAGCCGTCGGACACCATGTAGTACCCCTTCTCACCTTTGGGGCTTTCGACCGGAACGTAGCACTCGCCGATCGGCGGACGCGGACCTTCCATCACCTGCTTGAAGTGGTGGATCATCGATTCCATGTCGCTCGTCGCCTTGCTCTTGGGCGGCAGAATGACGCGGTGGTCGTCGACGTTCACCGGCCCGTCGGGCAACCGCTTCATCGCCTGCGCGATGATGCGCACCGACTGCCGCAGCTCTTCCATGCGCACGAGGTAGCGATCGTAGACGTCGCCGTTCGTGCCCACCGGCACCTCGAAATCGTACGTCTCGTAATCGAGATACGGGAAATCCTTGCGGACGTCGTACGCGACGCCGGACGCGCGAATCATCGGACCCGAGAGTCCGTAGTTCACCGCTTCCTCGGGCGACATCACGCCCAAGCCGACCGTGCGGCCGACCCAGATGCCGTTCTTCGTGACGACGCGATCGATCTCGTCGACCACCTTCGGGAACGTGTTGACGAAGGCGCCCAGCATCTCGAGCCAGCCGTCCGGAATGTCGGCGGCCATGCCGCCCACGCGCGTGATCGTCGTCGTGAGGCGCGCGCCGACCCAGGACTCGAGCAGCTCGTACACCTTCTCACGCTGCTGGAACGCCCACAGGAACGGCGTATAGGCGCCGATGTCGATGCACGTCGTGCCCGTCCACACGAGATGGGAGATGATGCGCGACAGCTCGCACACGATCACGCGCAGCACCTTGCACCGCTCGGTGATCTCCAGCCCGAACAACCGTTCGGCGCCAAGAGAGAAGGCGACGTTATTGCCCGGCGAGTTTAGATAATCCTCACGATCGGTGTATGGGATGATCTGATTGTACTGCCGGTATTCGCCCGTCTTCTCGAAGCCGCAGTGCAGATAGCCGATGTGCGGGATGCACCGCACCACGGTCTCGCCATCGAGCTCGAGCACCAGGCGCAACACGCCGTGCGTCGCCGGATGCTGCGGCCCGATGTTGATGAGCATGTGCTCGCTCGAGAGATCCGGTTCCGGCTCCCACGGCAGCTCCTGCGTGATGACGTTGCCGCCGTCGTCCACGCCGAGCGCGCGCCGAACGGGACGGCCTTCCGAATCCAGCGCGTTCGTCGACAGTTCGACTTCGACTGTGCGTTTTGTCGTCGCCATCGGCTACTCTCCCACCTTTTCGCCGGACGTCAGGCGACGCCGCATGTCGGCGGGCAGATCCTCGAACGCGTCGGCGATCGAGAGCTCATCCTTGGAGTAGCGCGCTTCCGGATTTGCGGCGAGCGCCTGGCGCAGCTGCTCGGAGCGGCTGAAGCGGCCGCGCAGCGGGAAGTCCTTGCGCAGCGGAAAGCCCTCCTTGTACTGCTCCCACATGAGCAGCCGGCGCAAATCCGGATGGCCCGAGAACGTGATGCCGAACATGTCGTAGCACTCGCGTTCCATCCAGTCGGCGGCTTTGTAGATGTCCCACACGCTGGGCACGTCGAGCGCGGCGCCCTTCTCAATTAGTACCTTTATGCGAATAAATCGCCGCCAGGGCAACGAGCGCAGATGCCACACGACCTCGAGGGGCTGTTCGAGATCTCTAAACTCGACCGCCGTCAC
The DNA window shown above is from Gemmatimonadaceae bacterium and carries:
- a CDS encoding NAD(P)H-dependent oxidoreductase subunit E, coding for MTDAAYFRVHREVNDLRAPADASHADHEHAPYSPVFTAGSARRKELDQVISRYPTKMAALLPALWMVQHEHGWVSDDGMAEVAEVLELTPAYVKGVVTFYTMYHQHPVGRHFIQVCTTSPCNVCGAEGVVEAFLKATGCEELGQTSSDGKYTVIEVECLGACGFATPVMINEDFIESVTPDRVPEILGELK
- the nuoD gene encoding NADH dehydrogenase (quinone) subunit D, with protein sequence MATTKRTVEVELSTNALDSEGRPVRRALGVDDGGNVITQELPWEPEPDLSSEHMLINIGPQHPATHGVLRLVLELDGETVVRCIPHIGYLHCGFEKTGEYRQYNQIIPYTDREDYLNSPGNNVAFSLGAERLFGLEITERCKVLRVIVCELSRIISHLVWTGTTCIDIGAYTPFLWAFQQREKVYELLESWVGARLTTTITRVGGMAADIPDGWLEMLGAFVNTFPKVVDEIDRVVTKNGIWVGRTVGLGVMSPEEAVNYGLSGPMIRASGVAYDVRKDFPYLDYETYDFEVPVGTNGDVYDRYLVRMEELRQSVRIIAQAMKRLPDGPVNVDDHRVILPPKSKATSDMESMIHHFKQVMEGPRPPIGECYVPVESPKGEKGYYMVSDGSSKPVRWRIRPPSFVNLSAIPRMVEGHLLSDVIAINASIDIVMGEIDR
- a CDS encoding NADH-quinone oxidoreductase subunit C, which produces MSSSFQPVVAGSAAGPSAPAPTTQKNVPHRGGEANPSAAALTQQFGAAIKAVTVVWGETTVIVDTARLHDIVQWLHDDPSQRYDYLSDVTAVEFRDLEQPLEVVWHLRSLPWRRFIRIKVLIEKGAALDVPSVWDIYKAADWMERECYDMFGITFSGHPDLRRLLMWEQYKEGFPLRKDFPLRGRFSRSEQLRQALAANPEARYSKDELSIADAFEDLPADMRRRLTSGEKVGE